The nucleotide window TGCGGTTCACGCTAATTTCTGGCCCCCGGCCAGGAGGCCGAAAAAGCGCCCGATACAGGGCACATTTGAGGAAGACATGAGCATTGCACGCATCAAGGGTTTCGCGGACATGTTTCCGCCGGACAGTGACATCTTCACCCGTATGGAAAATACCGCTCGGGATGTTTTCAGCCGGTACGGTTTTGTGGAACTGCGCACGCCCATTGTGGAATTTACCGAGCTTTTTCAGCGCTCCATTGGTGAAGAAACCGATGTGGTGCAAAAAGAAATGTATACCTTTCCCGACCGCAAGGGCAGGTCGCTGACCCTGCGGCCAGAGGCCACGGCGGGCGTCATGCGCGCCTATATTGAAAGCGGCCTCGCCAACAGGGAACCGGTAAGCCGCCTTTTCACCACCGGGCCCATGTTCCGCTATGAGCGCCCGCAGAAGGGGCGCATGCGGCAGTTCCACCAGATCAACTGCGAATGCCTTGGTTCGCACAGCCCCTATGCCGACGCCGACCTTATCAGCATGCTGCTGCGCTTTCTGGACGCCCTGGGCCTCAAGGATCTGACACTCAAGGTCAATTCCCTTGGCTGCGCCGAGTGCCGCCCCAAGTTCAAGGAGGCCCTGCTGGCCTATTTGCAAACCGTGGACAGCGCCGCTCTTTGCCCGGACTGCGCCCGCAGGGTCAACACCAATCCCCTGCGCGTGCTGGACTGCAAGCAGCCCGGCTGCCGCGCCATCACGGATGCGGCCCCCAAGCTGCTGGACTACAACTGCCCGGAGTGCCGCGCCCATTTTGACACGGTGCTGGATCTGCTCGGCGCGGAAAAGCTGGCCTATGAGCTTGATCACAGGCTGGTGCGCGGGCTGGACTACTATTGCCGTACCACCTTTGAGGTGGTAAGCGGCAGCATCGGCGCGCAGGCTGCCGTTGCGGGCGGTGGCCGTTATGACGGCCTTGTGAAGAGCCTTGGCGGCCCCGACACCCCGGGCGTGGGCTTTGCCGCGGGCATGGAGCGCCTGGCCCTCATGATGGGCGAAGCAGGCGCAAATCCGGCGGACTTCTATCTTGTGGCCATGGACGCTCAAAGCAGAACGCAGGGCTACGCCTTGGCCCAGAATCTGCGTGGGGCTGGCCTCAGGGGCGAAATGAATTTCAGCGAAGGCGGCTTTAAAAGCCTCATGCGTCAGGCTGGCAAGTCCGGCGCGCGCTACTGCCTTATCATGGGGCCTGATGAAGCGGCCCAGAACACAGTGGTCATAAAAAATCTGGAAAGCGGAGAGCAGACAGCCGTTCCGCAGTCTGAAGCACTACACTTTTTGCAAACGGGAACCAACTAACATGACTCAAGAAAGCCAGATGGCGGAACAGACGCCCGCGCAGGGCCAGGACGTGCAGCAGGAGCATCAGAAGTACATCGCCGACCTTGGCCAGTGGCATCGCACCCACAATTGCGGTGAACTGACCCTTGCCAATGACGGGCAGGATGTCTGCATCATGGGCTGGGTACAGTACCGGCGCGACCACGGCGGCCTTATCTTTGTGGATCTGCGTGACCGCATGGGCCTTACCCAGGTGGTGTTCAGCCCTGACGCGGCCCCCAAGGCGCACGAAAACGCGCACATCCTGCGCTCGGAATACGTGCTCGCCATCAAGGGCAGGGTGCGCCCGCGCCCCGAGGGCATGATCAATCCCAATATGGTCACGGGCCAGATCGAAGTGGTGGCCACGGAATGGAAGCTGCTCAACACTTCCAAAACCCCGCCCTTCGCCATTGAAGACCGCTGCGACGCCGGTGAAAACCTGCGCCTGACCTGGCGCTATCTTGACCTGCGCCGTCCGCGCATGCAGGCCAATCTTCGCCTGCGCCACAAGGTGGCCCAGTGCGTGCGCCGCTATCTGGACGACAACAGCTTTGTTGAGGTGGAAACCCCCATCCTCACCAAGTCCACGCCCGAAGGCGCGCGTGACTTTCTGGTGCCCAGCCGTCTGAATGCCGGGGAATTCTACGCCCTGCCGCAGTCGCCCCAGCTCTTCAAGCAGCTGCTCATGGTGGCCGGCATGGATCGTTACTTCCAGATCGTGCGCTGCTTCCGTGACGAAGACCTGCGCGCCGACCGCCAGCCCGAGTTCACCCAGGTGGACATCGAAATGAGCTTTGCGGACGAGGAAACGGTCATGGGCATGGCTGAAGGCCTTATGGCCCGCGTGTTCAAGGACGTCATGGGCAAGGACATTGCGCTGCCCTTCCCGCGCATGCCCTGGGACGAAGCCATGGCCCGCTACGGCGTGGACAAGCCCGATACCCGCTTTGGCCTTGAACTTGTGAACATTACCGACATCGTGCGTGGTTCCGGCTTCAAGCTTTTTGCCACCGCGCCCCTGGTCAAGGGCATGAAGGTTCCCGGCGGCGAAGGCATGACCCGCAAGGAAATCGACGCCTTTACCGAGTTTGTCAAAATCTACGGCGCTCAGGGTCTGGCCTGGATCAAGATCAAGGCCGACGAGTGGCAGTCGCCCATTGCCAAGTTCCTTTCCGACGAGGAGCGCAAGGGCATTGCCGAAGCTCTGGATCTCAAGGTGGGCGATATCGTGTTCTTCCAGGCTGGGGATCCGGGCATGGTCAATGCGGCGCTGGGCAATTTGCGCGTGCACCTGGCCCAGCACCTCAAGCTCATTCCCGAGGACAGCTTCAACTTCCTCTGGGTCACGGACTTTCCGCTGTTTGAATACAATGATGAAGAAAAACGGTATGTTGCCTGCCACCATCCCTTCACGGCTCCGGCTCCCGGTCATATGGAATTCATGACCTCTGATCCGGCCAAGGCCCGCGCCCGCGCCTATGATATGGTGCTCAACGGCAGTGAAGTGGGCGGCGGCTCCATCCGCATACATTCGGGCGAGGTGCAGCGCCGCATGTTTGAAGCCCTTGGCTTTACGCCCGAGCAGGCCGAAAGCCAGTTCGGCTTCCTCATCCAGGCTCTGGAGCAGGGCGCTCCGCCGCACGGCGGCCTTGCCTTCGGCCTTGACCGCCTTATCATGTTGTTGGCAGGTGCAAGCAGCATCCGCGACGTTATCGCCTTCCCCAAAACGCAAAAAGCCACCTGCCTCATGACGGACGCGCCTGCGCCCGTGGCAGCCAAGCAACTGCGTGAACTGGGCCTGCGCCTGCGCGAACAGCCGGGCGACAAGCCCAAGACCGATAAACCCGGCCAAGAGGCAAAGGCGGAATAACGAACGTCGGCCCCGGCCCCCCGCCGGGGTTTAAGGAATATATATGATTCTTGATATTGTTACCTATCCTGACCCGCGCCTCAAAGAGGTGTGCGAGCCTGTGGGCGAGGTGACGGATGAAATCCGCCAGTTTGCCGCAGACATGCTCGAAACCATGTATGAAGCGCCCGGCGTGGGCCTTGCCGCTCCACAGGTGGGCCGCAATATCCGCATGCTTGTGATGGACCCCACCGCGCAGAAGGATGAGAGAAACCCCAGGGTGCTCATCAATCCCGTGCTGACCCTTTCTGGAGAGGAAGTGGTGAGCGAGCAGGAGGGCTGCCTTTCCGTGCCCATGAACTACCGGGCAGACGTGAAGCGCATGAGCAAGGTGCATCTGAGCGCGCGGGATCTGGACGGCAATGCTATCGAGGAAGATCTTGAGGAGTTCCCCGCCATTGTCATGCAGCACGAGTATGACCATCTGGACGGCGTCCTGTTTATTGACAGGATCAGCCGCCTGCGGCGCAGTCTGTATGACAGCAAGGTAAAAAAATGGCTCAAGAAAAAGACTGCCGAATAGTCTTTATGGGTACGCCGGACTTTGCGGCCGCCAGCCTTAAAAAGCTGGCGGCCTGGCCGCGCGCCCGTATAGTGGCTGTGTATACGCAGCCCGACCGTCCGGCAGGGCGCGGCCACAAGCTTGCCATGTCGGCTGTAAAAAAACTGGCGCTTGAGCTGGGCATTCCCGTGTACCAGCCAGCCAGTCTCAAGGGTGCTGAGGCTCAGGCGGAACTTGCGGCCCTCAAGCCCGATGTGCTGGCCGTGGCCGCCTACGGCCTGATCCTGCCCGACGCCGTGCTTGCCATGCCCCGGCTTGCGCCGGTCAACGTACACGCCTCCGTGCTGCCCCGTCTGCGCGGTGCGGCGCCCATCCAGCGGGCGGTTATGGAAGGCTGGCAGTCGGAATCCCGCGCGGGCATCTCCATCATGCGCATTGGCAGCAGACTTGATGCGGGGCCTGTGTACGCCATGAGCGATACGCCCATTGGCGAGCACACCTCCGGCACCTTGCACGATGCCCTGGCCGAAATGGGGGCTGACCTTCTCATAAAGGTGCTGGATGACATGCTTGAGGGCAGGGCCGTGGCTGTGGAGCAGGATGAAAGCCTTGCCACCCACGCCGCCAAGCTTGGCAAGCGTGACGGTTTTGTGGACTGGGCGCAGACGGCGGCGCAGGTGCATGCGCAGATTCGCGGCGTAACGCCCAAGCCGGGCGCGCGTACTGTGCTGCATCTTGATGCGGCTGATGATTTTGCCGCCCAGATTCTGCCGCTGATTGTTTCACCTGGAACAGTGGGCGAGGCCACGGCGGGTGAACAAGCCGGCACCCTGCGTCATGACAGCCAGGGCCTTGGCGTTGCCTGCGCCGACCGCTGGTATATGTTCGGCATGGTTCGGCCCGAAGGCCGTAAGGACATGCCCGTGCGCGATTTGCTCAACGGCAGCCTCAAGAATCTTCCTGAGGGGCTCTGTGGTCACGCCCGGCAACTGGAAGAGCCTGCATAGGGCAGGCTTGCCCTGAAATTTTTGTGGAGAGGGATACTTTTTTAAAAGGTCCCTCTTTCTTGTTTTTGCCGTAGGGGTACCCACGTGTGGACACAGCACCCTGTTGGGGTAAGTGTCCCGGTTTGCACGGGTGGTAAAATCCGTTGTCGGCATACACAGACCTGTACAGACAGCTTTGCGGGCGGCCGTTTTGGGCCTGTTTTTTTTCTTTTTTGCAGCGTGATATGGGACAGGCTCTTTTGTTGCGCACAAGCCGCCTGAGGCGTAAAATCTGGTATACGCCCATTTTTGCTTTGCATTTTGCTTTTTTTTCTTTCCTGACGTTTGGCCTGACCCCATGAGGCTTCATGAAACTGCGTAAATCTCCTTTTTCTCTTCCTCCCGATCAGTATGGGGGCGCGCGAAAGCGCACCTTCATCGGGCTCATGCTGGCATCGAGTGTGGTTCTTTGTCTTGGCCTGGCCATCTTTCTTATCCTGCCCTGGTCTGACGCCCTGAGCGGTGTGGTCTGGCTCGAGCGGCTCAGTGTTGTGGTGGCCCTGGTGTGCATCACTGCCCTCATGTGGCTCAGCCTCATGCTGGTGTTTCATATCTATACCGGCAAGGCTCTGCCCGGCGCTGGCAGCGTGCGTCATGTGACCATACGGCTGTATTTTCCGCTTATGGAGTTGCTGGCCAAGTTTGTGGGCATTGACAGGGGCAGTGTGCGGCGCAGCTTCATCAAGGTGAACAACGAACTTGTGCTTTCGCGCCGTAAGACCGTCGAGCCGCACAAGCTGCTGCTGCTTTTGCCCCATTGCGTGCAGCGCTCCGCCTGTCCGCATCGGCTGGTTCATAATGCCGACTTGTGCCTGCGCTGCGGCGGATGTCCGGTCGGCGCGCTGCTCGATCTGCGCGACAAGTATGGGATCAGGTTTGCCATTGCCACAGGCGGAACCATCGCGCGGCGTATTGTGGTGCAGACCCGGCCCGACTGCATCATTGCCGTGGCCTGTGAACGTGACCTTACCTCAGGCATACAGGACAGCTACCCCCTGCCTGTCTTCGGCGTGCTCAACAGCCGCCCCAAGGGGCCGTGTCTTGACACCCTTGTGCCCATGGAAGCCCTTGAGGATGTCATTCGCCTCTTTCTTGGCCTCAGTGACAGCCTGACCCCGCAACCTCTGCTGTTATGGAAACGCTGATTTATTCAGTTTGGCGGTGTTGCTTCATTTTTTTTGAAACAGTCGAGGACGGAAGAGTCCACTCCTGCTTCAAAATAAGATCGCGCCTTGCCAAACGAAACAACAGCGCGTTTCCAGGAGCTCTTTAATCAGTGCTTCCTACAATGGTTGCCGTAAATCTACACAATGACGGGGAGGGCAGGGCATGAGCAAGGAGACAAAGCCGGGTGGGCTTCAGTTGCGAGGTTTGCCCCTCAACGGCCGTACCGCGGCCCTACGCGCCTTGCTGCTGGTGGATCAGGGCATGAACGCCCAGCAGGCCCTTGCGGCCGTGCTTGACGCGCCTGCGGCTCGTCATGAGGGTGCGCCTTTGTCTGGTCAGGACAAGGCGCTTTGTACCGAACTTGTGTACGGCTGCCTGCGTACTGAGATCAGGCTGCGTTACATCCTGTCGTCCGTGCTGTCCAAGCCGCAGGGCTTGCCGCCAGCTATGCGCACTGTCCTGGCTCTTGCCGTGTATGGCCTGCTGTTTCAGGACAAAGTGCCCGCGCACGCTGTCCTACATGAGGCTGTGGATCAGGTGCGTCGTCTTTTTGGCCAGGGTCTGGCCCGCGTCGCCAATGGCGCATTGCGCTCCCTGCAGCGCATGGGGGAGGAGCCTCTTGGACAAGCCTTTTATGTGACAAAGCCCAAGGGTAAGAATGGACTGGCTCACGGCGCGGATGCTGACGGTTTTTTGGGCCAATGTGTTTTTTATTCCATACCCTTGTGGGTAGGCACTCTGTGGCGCGACGCTTACGGGGAACAGACCGCGCTGGCGCAGATGCGCCGTGCCTTTGAAAGGCCGTATTCCGCATTGCGGATTAATCCTGCCCACCTTTGTGCCAAGGAATTGTATGCAGCGCTGGCTGCCGGGGAAGTACCTTCACCCCCGTGTGGGTATTCCCTGTCAAGTGCTGTCCCGCCCGGTTCCTTTGAACCGATTGGCGGTTCTTTGCAAGAGCAAAGGGCTTTGGTGCGGCCACAGTCTGTTCATCAACAGGCTGAAATTAAAGATATATCTATGTCTCGTCTGGGCGAGCCTTGTGCATCAGATGCTGTTGTCGGCAAGTCTGTTCCTGTAAAAATCGGGCGATGGGGGCTGGCCTTTGCGCCTGGGCAAATGCCCCGCGCTGTGCTTGGTCACGATCTGCGTCACTGGCAGGCCCTTGGGGCAATGAGCTGGCAATCCGCAGGATCGCAAACAGCTCTGCTGGAGCTTGGCCTGGACAACTGGCGTGAACCTGTGTGGGATGCCTGCGCAGGTTACGGCGGCAAGAGCATGGCTCTGATGGAGTGGGGCGTGCCTGTGGGCTTATGCACTGACCGTTCCGCCGCGCGGCTTCGCGGCCTGCCAGGGCAGTGCGCGCTCTTGAACCTGCCGCAGCCTGTCTGCTGCCTGGCTGATGCTGCCCGGCCGCCTGTACGCGCATGGCATGGCCATATTCTTGTGGATGCGCCCTGTTCCGGCCTGGGAGTTCTGGCCCGCAGACCAGACATCCGCAGGCGTGAACCGCAACATCTTGCTGAACTTGAAGGCCTGCAACGATCCATTCTAAAAGCGCTTGCGGAATATTTGCAGCCAGGCAGGGAACTGGCCTACATAACATGCACGCTTAACCCTGCCGAAAACGATCAGGCAGTGGCCTGCATCTTGAAATCACACAAGAATTTGCGCTTGGTGCGGCAGTGGCAGACAAGCCACGAGCATAGCTGGCTTGAAGGCATGTACGGCGCGGTGTTGCGTAATGAGGGATGATTTTGGCGCGTGACGCTTACGTAGGGGGTTCGTTGAAATGCTTAGTGGGGGAGGGACCCTTTTGTAAAAGGGTCTCCTCCCCCACGCCCCCACCCCCAAAAACTTTTATTGTTTTGTGCTGGATACAATTTTTTTTGATTTGATGATGGGGGCGGACCAGCGTCCTCTTGGCAGGCTGTCTCGTACAGGTTACGCCGCGTACGAATGAAATGCGCTGTTGCTCTCATGGCCATTCTTAATGCAAGACGCCGGTTCGCATTGCGAACCGGCGTCTTGTATTTATGCTTTTATCTTGCTGCCCGTGACGGCAGCATTCATGCCCATAGTGGTCATATGTATTCCCACGTGAAAGCCGAGGTGTATTCCTGTGTTTTCGCAGGAAAATCGTCTTCAAAACGCGCGGCGGTGGATTGCTTGCCTTGCATCCGGACGGGATCTGGCTGCGGGTCTATTCCGCTGCCTGTTCGTTTGCCTGTTCGGTATCAAGGGCAAGGCCGAACTTTTCAAGCAGTACGGCGAGCTCTTCCTTGCTGCTGTAGTTCAGGGCAATGCGTCCGGCGTTTTCGTCACCGCTGATTTTGGCCGGGCAGCCCAGGGCAGTGCTCAGGCTTTTTTGCAAGGTCTTGAACGCTGGGCTTTTTTTGCGCGAAATTCTTTGATTTGCCTGTTTGGGCCCCTGCTTTTCTTCGTGCAGATCTTCCTGCCAGGGCAGGGTGGAGTGCCCACGCCAGAATGCGGCAGCTTCCTCAGCTTCGCGCACAGTCATGTTGTGGCTCTGGATGCGCAGGCGCAACGCTTCAGCCGCATCCTGCGCGTCAATGCCCAGCAGGCAGCGGGCGTGGCCTGCACTTATACGCCCCGTCTGCAGGTCATCCCTGGCGGCGGCGCTCAGTTGCAGTAGACGCAGGGCATTGGCCACGGCCGGGCGGCTTTTGCCCAGGCGTGAGGCAAGCTCCTCCTGCGTAAGGTCGAGGGCTTCGCGCAAGGCATGCAGTGCTTCGGCTTCTTCTATGGGGTTGAGATCCTCGCGCTGAAGGTTTTCAATCAGCGCGGCGGCCATGACTTCTTTGTCGCTCAACTGCCGGATGTACACGGGCACCTGGGCAAGCCCGGCTATCTGCGCGGCCCGCCAGCGCCGCTCGCCCGCGACGATCTGGTAGGTGTCGCTGCCGGGCAGGGGACGCACAAGCAGGGGCTGGATTATCCCCTGTGTCTTGATGGAGGCCGCCAGTTCGTTCAGCGCTTCTTCGTCAAAATGTCTACGTGGCTGACCGGGGTTGGGCTTCAGGGCCGT belongs to Desulfovibrio sp. and includes:
- a CDS encoding transcription antitermination factor NusB encodes the protein MSKETKPGGLQLRGLPLNGRTAALRALLLVDQGMNAQQALAAVLDAPAARHEGAPLSGQDKALCTELVYGCLRTEIRLRYILSSVLSKPQGLPPAMRTVLALAVYGLLFQDKVPAHAVLHEAVDQVRRLFGQGLARVANGALRSLQRMGEEPLGQAFYVTKPKGKNGLAHGADADGFLGQCVFYSIPLWVGTLWRDAYGEQTALAQMRRAFERPYSALRINPAHLCAKELYAALAAGEVPSPPCGYSLSSAVPPGSFEPIGGSLQEQRALVRPQSVHQQAEIKDISMSRLGEPCASDAVVGKSVPVKIGRWGLAFAPGQMPRAVLGHDLRHWQALGAMSWQSAGSQTALLELGLDNWREPVWDACAGYGGKSMALMEWGVPVGLCTDRSAARLRGLPGQCALLNLPQPVCCLADAARPPVRAWHGHILVDAPCSGLGVLARRPDIRRREPQHLAELEGLQRSILKALAEYLQPGRELAYITCTLNPAENDQAVACILKSHKNLRLVRQWQTSHEHSWLEGMYGAVLRNEG
- a CDS encoding ParB/RepB/Spo0J family partition protein, whose protein sequence is MSGNKKGLGRGLDALFSGSEPQQQQQETATSTLPLTALKPNPGQPRRHFDEEALNELAASIKTQGIIQPLLVRPLPGSDTYQIVAGERRWRAAQIAGLAQVPVYIRQLSDKEVMAAALIENLQREDLNPIEEAEALHALREALDLTQEELASRLGKSRPAVANALRLLQLSAAARDDLQTGRISAGHARCLLGIDAQDAAEALRLRIQSHNMTVREAEEAAAFWRGHSTLPWQEDLHEEKQGPKQANQRISRKKSPAFKTLQKSLSTALGCPAKISGDENAGRIALNYSSKEELAVLLEKFGLALDTEQANEQAAE
- the def gene encoding peptide deformylase; its protein translation is MILDIVTYPDPRLKEVCEPVGEVTDEIRQFAADMLETMYEAPGVGLAAPQVGRNIRMLVMDPTAQKDERNPRVLINPVLTLSGEEVVSEQEGCLSVPMNYRADVKRMSKVHLSARDLDGNAIEEDLEEFPAIVMQHEYDHLDGVLFIDRISRLRRSLYDSKVKKWLKKKTAE
- the hisS gene encoding histidine--tRNA ligase — encoded protein: MSIARIKGFADMFPPDSDIFTRMENTARDVFSRYGFVELRTPIVEFTELFQRSIGEETDVVQKEMYTFPDRKGRSLTLRPEATAGVMRAYIESGLANREPVSRLFTTGPMFRYERPQKGRMRQFHQINCECLGSHSPYADADLISMLLRFLDALGLKDLTLKVNSLGCAECRPKFKEALLAYLQTVDSAALCPDCARRVNTNPLRVLDCKQPGCRAITDAAPKLLDYNCPECRAHFDTVLDLLGAEKLAYELDHRLVRGLDYYCRTTFEVVSGSIGAQAAVAGGGRYDGLVKSLGGPDTPGVGFAAGMERLALMMGEAGANPADFYLVAMDAQSRTQGYALAQNLRGAGLRGEMNFSEGGFKSLMRQAGKSGARYCLIMGPDEAAQNTVVIKNLESGEQTAVPQSEALHFLQTGTN
- a CDS encoding DUF116 domain-containing protein, with product MKLRKSPFSLPPDQYGGARKRTFIGLMLASSVVLCLGLAIFLILPWSDALSGVVWLERLSVVVALVCITALMWLSLMLVFHIYTGKALPGAGSVRHVTIRLYFPLMELLAKFVGIDRGSVRRSFIKVNNELVLSRRKTVEPHKLLLLLPHCVQRSACPHRLVHNADLCLRCGGCPVGALLDLRDKYGIRFAIATGGTIARRIVVQTRPDCIIAVACERDLTSGIQDSYPLPVFGVLNSRPKGPCLDTLVPMEALEDVIRLFLGLSDSLTPQPLLLWKR
- the fmt gene encoding methionyl-tRNA formyltransferase, whose protein sequence is MAQEKDCRIVFMGTPDFAAASLKKLAAWPRARIVAVYTQPDRPAGRGHKLAMSAVKKLALELGIPVYQPASLKGAEAQAELAALKPDVLAVAAYGLILPDAVLAMPRLAPVNVHASVLPRLRGAAPIQRAVMEGWQSESRAGISIMRIGSRLDAGPVYAMSDTPIGEHTSGTLHDALAEMGADLLIKVLDDMLEGRAVAVEQDESLATHAAKLGKRDGFVDWAQTAAQVHAQIRGVTPKPGARTVLHLDAADDFAAQILPLIVSPGTVGEATAGEQAGTLRHDSQGLGVACADRWYMFGMVRPEGRKDMPVRDLLNGSLKNLPEGLCGHARQLEEPA
- the aspS gene encoding aspartate--tRNA ligase translates to MAEQTPAQGQDVQQEHQKYIADLGQWHRTHNCGELTLANDGQDVCIMGWVQYRRDHGGLIFVDLRDRMGLTQVVFSPDAAPKAHENAHILRSEYVLAIKGRVRPRPEGMINPNMVTGQIEVVATEWKLLNTSKTPPFAIEDRCDAGENLRLTWRYLDLRRPRMQANLRLRHKVAQCVRRYLDDNSFVEVETPILTKSTPEGARDFLVPSRLNAGEFYALPQSPQLFKQLLMVAGMDRYFQIVRCFRDEDLRADRQPEFTQVDIEMSFADEETVMGMAEGLMARVFKDVMGKDIALPFPRMPWDEAMARYGVDKPDTRFGLELVNITDIVRGSGFKLFATAPLVKGMKVPGGEGMTRKEIDAFTEFVKIYGAQGLAWIKIKADEWQSPIAKFLSDEERKGIAEALDLKVGDIVFFQAGDPGMVNAALGNLRVHLAQHLKLIPEDSFNFLWVTDFPLFEYNDEEKRYVACHHPFTAPAPGHMEFMTSDPAKARARAYDMVLNGSEVGGGSIRIHSGEVQRRMFEALGFTPEQAESQFGFLIQALEQGAPPHGGLAFGLDRLIMLLAGASSIRDVIAFPKTQKATCLMTDAPAPVAAKQLRELGLRLREQPGDKPKTDKPGQEAKAE